The Collinsella aerofaciens genomic sequence GGAAGTGCTACAACTACTCCATGGGCATCCTGGCCATCGCCTGCGCCGCCACCACGGCCAAGCACTTCGCCGACGCTCAGAACCGCGATCTGCCCAAGAACAACCAGATCAACTTCATCTCGTGCATGTGCGCGGCCATCATCGGCTTCTTGCTCCTTTCGAGCGACACGATCGCCACGGACGCCGCCAGCGGTTTCAACACCACCTACCTTGGTTCCAAGGGCCTGCTGACCGCTTTCATCGCTGCGTTTGTGACTGGCATCATCTACAAGTTCTTCATTAAGCGCAACATCACCGTCAAGATGCCCGAGCAAGTTCCGCCCAACATCTCGCAGACCTTTAAGGACATCATCCCCTTCTCCGTCTGCATCACCGTCTTTTGGGTCTTTGACATCGCCTTCCGCGCTGCTTTTGGCTTCTGCTTTGCCCAGGGCGTCATCCAGGTGTTCCAGCCCCTGTTCACCGCTGCCGACGGCTACATCGGCCTCGCTGTGATCTACGGCGCCATGAGCCTCTTCTGGTTCGTGGGCGTCCACGGCCCCTCGATCGTCGAGCCCGCCATCGCCGCCGCCCTCGTTGCCAACATGACCGACAACCTGGCTGCGTTCCAGGCTGGCCAGCACGCTTCCGCTGTCCTGACCCAGGGTGCCCAATACTTCGTCGTCTGCATGGGCGGCACCGGCGCCACGCTCGTCCTGGTCTTTATGTTCTGCTTCCTGGCCAAGTCTCAGGAGATGCGCGCCGTCGGTAAGGCTGCCATCGTCCCGGTCTGCTTTGCCGTCAACGAGCCGCTGCTGTTCGCCGCGCCCATCGTGCTCAACCCCGTCTTCTTTGTCCCGTTTGTCTTTGCCCCGATCGCCAACATCTGGATCCTCAAGATCTTTATCGACTTCTTGGGCATGAACGGCTTTATGTACACCCTGCCCTGGACCGTCCCCGGCCCCATCGGCACCATCATGGGCCTGGGCTTCCAGCCGCTCGCCTTTGTGATGCTCGCCCTTATCCTGGTCGTCGACTTCGTTCTGTACTACCCGTTCTTCCGTGCCTATGACGCCCAGAAGTGCGCCGAGGAGGCCGAGATCTCCCAGGAGGAGCTCGCCGCCAAGAACGCCGAGAAGGCCGCCAAGCTCAACGATGCCTTCCAGGGCAAGGCCGACGCCAAGAGCGTTGCCGCTGGCGCTGCTGCCGAGGCCGTGAAGGTCGACGCCCCCGCCGCTTCTGCAGCACCCGCTGCCGAGGCAACGACCGCCAGCGACCTCAACGGCAAGCGCGTGCTCGTGCTCTGCCAGGGTGGCGGCACCTCGGGCCTGCTCGCCAACGCGCTGGCCAAGGCCGCCAAGGAGCGCGGCATCAATCTTGAGACCGCTGCCGAGGCATACGGCAACCACGTTGACATGCTCCCCGACTTTGACCTAGTCGTCCTGGCCCCGCAGGCCGCGAGCTACCTGGCCGACCTGCAGAAGGACTGCGAGCGCGTGGGCAACAAGTGCGTCGCCTGCCGTGGCAAGCAATACATCGAGCTCTCCCAGAACGGCGATAAGTCTCTCGCCTTCGTGAGTGAACAGCTCTCTAAGTAAGTAACGCTCAGGGCCAGCCGACCATCCAAGACCGGCTGGCCCTTCGATTTAGACGATTGGATCATCATGTCCGTTAACCCTGCTAGCGTCACCAACCCGCCCGCGCAGTTTCCCGAGGACTTTGTCTTTGGCGGCGCCACTGCTGCCTACCAGGTAGAGGGCGAGACCCGCACTCACGGTAAGGGCAAAGTCGCCTGGGACGACTTCCTGGAGGCCCAGGGCCGCTTCTCCCCCGATCCCGCTTCGGACTTCTACAACCAGTACCCCGTCGATCTGGAGCTGTGCGAGGAGTTTGGCATCAACGGCATTCGCCTCTCCATCGCCTGGAGCCGCATCTTCCCCAACGGTACCGGCGAAATCAACCCCGAGGGCGTGCAGTTCTACCACGATCTCTTCGCCGAGTGCCATAAGCACCACGTTGAGCCGTTCGTCACGCTGCATCACTTCGACACGCCGCTGCCCCTCTTTGAGAAGGGCGATTTCCTCAACCGCGAGACCATCGACGCCTTTGTGGACTTTGCCACCTTCTGCTTTAAGGAGTACGCCGACCAGGTGACCTACTGGTTCACCTTTAACGAGATTTGGG encodes the following:
- a CDS encoding lactose/cellobiose PTS transporter subunit IIB, with the translated sequence MEQLIAIIEKGQPFFNAIARNKYLKAIRDGFISVIPIIIFSSIFCLVASVPNIWGFYWPDDINNALWKCYNYSMGILAIACAATTAKHFADAQNRDLPKNNQINFISCMCAAIIGFLLLSSDTIATDAASGFNTTYLGSKGLLTAFIAAFVTGIIYKFFIKRNITVKMPEQVPPNISQTFKDIIPFSVCITVFWVFDIAFRAAFGFCFAQGVIQVFQPLFTAADGYIGLAVIYGAMSLFWFVGVHGPSIVEPAIAAALVANMTDNLAAFQAGQHASAVLTQGAQYFVVCMGGTGATLVLVFMFCFLAKSQEMRAVGKAAIVPVCFAVNEPLLFAAPIVLNPVFFVPFVFAPIANIWILKIFIDFLGMNGFMYTLPWTVPGPIGTIMGLGFQPLAFVMLALILVVDFVLYYPFFRAYDAQKCAEEAEISQEELAAKNAEKAAKLNDAFQGKADAKSVAAGAAAEAVKVDAPAASAAPAAEATTASDLNGKRVLVLCQGGGTSGLLANALAKAAKERGINLETAAEAYGNHVDMLPDFDLVVLAPQAASYLADLQKDCERVGNKCVACRGKQYIELSQNGDKSLAFVSEQLSK